Proteins encoded by one window of Pseudonocardia alni:
- a CDS encoding OsmC family peroxiredoxin, which translates to MPTRSARTAWNGSLEQGSGQVELSSSKVGTYEVSFPKRAADDAGGTTSPEELIAAAHSACYAMQLSANIAEAGGTPESLDVSADVSLGPDKDNGGFKLTGITLKVRGEVTGLDADGFAKAAEAAKAGCPVSKALTGVEITLDAALES; encoded by the coding sequence ATGCCCACGCGCAGCGCCCGCACCGCATGGAACGGCTCCCTGGAGCAGGGCTCCGGCCAGGTCGAGCTGTCCAGCTCCAAGGTCGGTACCTACGAGGTCAGCTTCCCCAAGCGCGCCGCGGACGACGCCGGTGGTACCACCAGCCCCGAGGAGCTCATCGCCGCGGCGCACTCCGCCTGCTACGCGATGCAGCTCTCGGCGAACATCGCCGAGGCGGGCGGGACCCCCGAGTCCCTCGACGTCTCGGCCGACGTCTCGCTCGGCCCGGACAAGGACAACGGCGGCTTCAAGCTGACCGGCATCACGCTGAAGGTGCGCGGTGAGGTCACCGGACTCGACGCCGACGGCTTCGCCAAGGCCGCGGAGGCCGCCAAGGCCGGCTGCCCCGTGTCGAAGGCGCTGACCGGCGTCGAGATCACGCTGGACGCCGCGCTGGAGAGCTGA
- a CDS encoding sugar phosphate nucleotidyltransferase, which produces MKVVLFCGGYGMRMRDGASDLPKPMHPVGPRPLIWHVMRYYAHFGHKDFVLCLGYGAHHIKNYFLDYDETESNDFVLHQGEVELMGSDIKDWNITFVHTGLDSPIGERLRRVKALVKDEEMFHANYADVLTDAPLDRMVEQFAGTDAVGQLMAVPPQSAFHCVDVDDNGRLESITTLQEMPIWENGGYLMFRPEIFDFLEKDCDLIADAAAPLARKGRMSAYRHRGFWQPADTVKERNALEAAYQSGARPWMLWESHETDQDPLQAAIAEMHRSSHQRD; this is translated from the coding sequence GTGAAGGTCGTCCTGTTCTGCGGTGGTTACGGCATGCGGATGCGCGATGGCGCGTCCGACCTCCCGAAGCCGATGCACCCGGTGGGGCCGCGCCCGCTGATCTGGCACGTGATGCGCTACTACGCCCACTTCGGCCACAAGGACTTCGTCCTGTGCCTGGGCTACGGCGCGCACCACATCAAGAACTACTTCCTCGACTACGACGAGACCGAGTCCAACGACTTCGTGCTGCACCAGGGCGAGGTCGAACTCATGGGCAGCGACATCAAGGACTGGAACATCACGTTCGTCCACACCGGTCTGGACTCGCCGATCGGTGAGCGTCTGCGCCGGGTGAAGGCGCTGGTCAAGGACGAGGAGATGTTCCACGCGAACTACGCCGACGTCCTCACCGACGCCCCGCTGGACAGGATGGTCGAGCAGTTCGCCGGCACCGACGCCGTCGGGCAGCTGATGGCGGTGCCGCCGCAGTCGGCGTTCCACTGCGTCGACGTCGACGACAACGGCAGGCTCGAGTCGATCACCACGCTGCAGGAGATGCCGATCTGGGAGAACGGCGGCTACCTCATGTTCCGGCCGGAGATCTTCGACTTCCTCGAGAAGGACTGCGACCTGATCGCCGACGCCGCCGCCCCGCTGGCGCGCAAGGGCCGCATGTCGGCCTACCGGCACCGCGGTTTCTGGCAGCCTGCGGACACCGTCAAGGAGCGCAACGCGCTGGAGGCGGCCTACCAGAGCGGCGCGCGACCGTGGATGCTCTGGGAGTCCCACGAGACCGACCAGGACCCGCTGCAGGCCGCGATCGCCGAGATGCACCGCAGCAGCCACCAGCGCGACTAG
- a CDS encoding Dyp-type peroxidase: MTHATERAVPPPEPQDVTAPLTAAAAFLVLRVVDGPDSDARVRSTLAATSDLVKNVRIGADGAAFHCTVGIGHRVWERVVGEPPPRELAPFREITGASHTAVATEGDLLYHLRADSTDLIVRFEMMLLDSFGDTVTTVDETTGFRYRHGRDLLDFADGTANPDGTGLPAATLVGEEDPAHAGGSYVVVQRYLHDMAAWRGQDVATQEEIVGRTKFDGVELPDAEEGQKSHKTLCTITDDDGVEHDILRDNMPFASPGRGEYGTYFIGYSRRLWVVETMLRRMFVGDPPPLHDRILDYSTPTTGCTFFVPARPVLDGLDD; the protein is encoded by the coding sequence GTGACCCACGCGACCGAACGCGCAGTCCCACCACCGGAGCCCCAGGACGTCACCGCCCCGCTCACCGCCGCGGCTGCCTTCCTCGTCCTGCGGGTGGTCGACGGGCCGGACTCCGACGCCAGGGTCCGGTCGACGCTCGCCGCGACCTCCGACCTCGTCAAGAACGTCCGCATCGGCGCCGACGGCGCGGCGTTCCACTGCACCGTCGGGATCGGGCACCGGGTGTGGGAACGGGTCGTCGGCGAGCCGCCGCCGCGCGAGCTCGCACCGTTCCGCGAGATCACCGGCGCGAGCCACACCGCCGTCGCCACCGAGGGGGACCTGCTCTACCACCTGCGGGCGGACAGCACGGACCTGATCGTCCGCTTCGAGATGATGCTGCTGGACTCCTTCGGCGACACCGTCACCACCGTGGACGAGACCACCGGCTTCCGCTACCGGCACGGCCGGGACCTGCTCGACTTCGCCGACGGGACGGCCAACCCGGACGGGACGGGCCTCCCGGCCGCGACCCTGGTCGGCGAGGAGGACCCGGCACACGCCGGCGGCAGCTACGTCGTCGTCCAGAGGTACCTGCACGACATGGCCGCCTGGCGCGGGCAGGACGTGGCCACCCAGGAGGAGATCGTCGGGCGGACCAAGTTCGACGGGGTGGAGCTGCCGGACGCCGAGGAAGGCCAGAAGTCGCACAAGACGCTGTGCACGATCACCGACGACGACGGCGTCGAGCACGACATCCTGCGGGACAACATGCCGTTCGCGTCGCCGGGGCGCGGTGAGTACGGCACCTACTTCATCGGCTACTCCCGGCGCCTGTGGGTCGTGGAGACGATGCTGCGCCGGATGTTCGTCGGCGACCCGCCGCCGCTGCACGACCGCATCCTCGACTACTCGACTCCGACGACCGGGTGCACGTTCTTCGTCCCCGCCCGGCCCGTCCTCGACGGCCTGGACGACTGA
- a CDS encoding ribose-phosphate diphosphokinase, protein MSAIAGTPKKNMMLFSGRAHPELAEHVAKELDVTVTPQSAYSFANGEIFCRFEESVRGSDAFVIQAHSAPINDAIMEQLIMVDALKRGSAKRITAVMPFWGYARQDKKHRGREPISARLVADMFKTAGADRILTLDLHTSQIQGFFDGPVDHLFALPVLAQHIKSTRPTDNFAVVSPDSGRVRLAERWAETLGGTPLAFIHKTRDPLKPNEAVANRVVGEIEGRCCVVIDDMIDTGGTVAKAVEVLLKEGASDVIVAATHGVLSGPATERLANCGASEVIFTDSLPIPAEKRFDSMTVLPIAPLLAEAIHQVFEDGSVTSLFDGNA, encoded by the coding sequence GTGAGCGCGATCGCAGGCACTCCCAAGAAGAACATGATGCTGTTCTCGGGGAGGGCGCACCCGGAGCTCGCCGAGCACGTGGCGAAGGAGCTCGACGTCACGGTCACCCCGCAGTCGGCCTACTCCTTCGCGAACGGCGAGATCTTCTGCCGCTTCGAGGAGTCGGTCCGCGGGTCCGACGCGTTCGTGATCCAGGCGCACTCCGCCCCGATCAACGACGCCATCATGGAACAGCTGATCATGGTCGACGCGCTCAAGCGCGGGTCGGCCAAGCGGATCACCGCGGTCATGCCGTTCTGGGGCTACGCCCGCCAGGACAAGAAGCACCGCGGCCGCGAGCCCATCTCGGCCCGCCTCGTCGCGGACATGTTCAAGACCGCGGGCGCCGACCGGATCCTGACCCTGGACCTGCACACCTCGCAGATCCAGGGCTTCTTCGACGGCCCCGTCGACCACCTGTTCGCGCTGCCGGTGCTCGCCCAGCACATCAAGAGCACCCGGCCGACCGACAACTTCGCGGTCGTCTCCCCCGACTCCGGCCGGGTGCGCCTGGCCGAGCGCTGGGCCGAGACCCTCGGCGGGACCCCGCTGGCGTTCATCCACAAGACCCGGGACCCGCTCAAGCCGAACGAGGCCGTCGCGAACCGGGTGGTCGGTGAGATCGAGGGCCGCTGCTGCGTGGTCATCGACGACATGATCGACACCGGTGGCACCGTCGCGAAGGCGGTCGAGGTGCTGCTCAAGGAGGGCGCCTCGGACGTGATCGTGGCCGCCACCCACGGCGTGCTGTCCGGTCCGGCCACCGAGCGCCTGGCGAACTGCGGCGCGTCGGAGGTCATCTTCACCGACTCGCTGCCGATCCCGGCCGAGAAGCGGTTCGACAGCATGACCGTGCTGCCGATCGCCCCGCTGCTGGCCGAGGCGATCCACCAGGTGTTCGAGGACGGCTCGGTCACGAGCCTGTTCGACGGCAACGCCTGA
- a CDS encoding class I SAM-dependent methyltransferase, translating to MLNTDASGTTSSIGSGTALTCRLCGTTDLRSFCDLGATPPCELFLTEQTAQQPEQTFPLHVRVCNSCLLAQLPPEISPEETFEEYAYFSSFSSSWVDHARRFVDSAAERAGLDTGSFVVEVASNDGYLLQHVVAKGIRCLGVEPSVNVGEAAREKGVPTLTAFLTPETGARVRAEHGPADLVCGNNVFAHIPDVVGFAQGLRAMVADDGWVSIEVQHLLTLVERKQFDTIYHEHFQYYTLLTGQRALAAGGLTLVDVELLDTHGGSIRMWARPADVAGEPSAKVREVLAAEAAAGLHTPEGHDGFAEAVSTIRDDLVSFLIDARRQGKRVVGYGAPGKGNTLLNYCGIRPDLLEYTVDRNPYKHGRLTPGTRIPIFAPERIAQDRPDHVLILPWNLRTELTEQLSYVREWGGTLVFPIPSLEVV from the coding sequence GTGCTGAACACGGATGCTTCCGGGACGACGTCGTCGATCGGGTCCGGAACCGCGTTGACGTGCCGTCTCTGTGGCACGACCGACCTGCGCAGCTTCTGCGACCTGGGCGCCACACCGCCCTGCGAACTGTTCCTCACCGAGCAGACGGCACAACAGCCCGAGCAAACCTTTCCGCTGCACGTGCGGGTGTGCAACTCGTGTCTGCTCGCTCAGCTGCCGCCGGAGATCAGCCCGGAGGAGACGTTCGAGGAGTACGCCTACTTCTCCTCGTTCAGCTCGTCCTGGGTGGACCACGCGCGCCGTTTCGTCGACTCGGCGGCCGAGCGCGCCGGGCTGGACACGGGCTCGTTCGTCGTCGAGGTCGCCTCGAACGACGGCTACCTGCTCCAGCACGTCGTCGCGAAGGGCATCCGCTGCCTCGGCGTCGAGCCGAGCGTGAACGTCGGCGAGGCCGCCCGCGAGAAGGGCGTCCCGACGCTCACCGCGTTCCTCACCCCGGAGACCGGCGCCCGGGTCCGCGCCGAACACGGCCCGGCGGACCTGGTCTGCGGCAACAACGTGTTCGCCCACATCCCCGACGTCGTCGGCTTCGCGCAGGGACTGCGCGCCATGGTCGCCGACGACGGCTGGGTCTCCATCGAGGTCCAGCACCTGCTCACGCTCGTCGAGCGCAAGCAGTTCGACACGATCTACCACGAGCACTTCCAGTACTACACGCTGCTCACCGGGCAGCGGGCGCTCGCCGCGGGCGGGCTGACCCTGGTCGACGTCGAGCTGCTCGACACCCACGGCGGCTCGATCCGCATGTGGGCGCGCCCGGCCGACGTCGCCGGTGAGCCGAGCGCGAAGGTCCGCGAGGTCCTGGCCGCCGAGGCGGCCGCCGGGCTGCACACGCCGGAGGGACACGACGGGTTCGCCGAGGCCGTCTCCACCATCCGCGACGACCTCGTGTCGTTCCTCATCGACGCCCGCCGGCAGGGGAAGCGCGTGGTCGGCTACGGCGCCCCGGGCAAGGGGAACACCCTGCTCAACTACTGCGGCATCCGGCCCGACCTGCTCGAGTACACGGTGGACCGGAACCCGTACAAGCACGGGCGGCTGACGCCGGGCACCCGAATCCCGATCTTCGCTCCGGAGCGGATCGCGCAGGACCGCCCCGACCACGTGTTGATCCTGCCCTGGAACCTGCGCACCGAGCTGACCGAGCAGCTGTCCTACGTCCGCGAGTGGGGCGGCACGCTGGTCTTCCCGATCCCGTCGCTCGAGGTGGTCTGA
- the glmU gene encoding bifunctional UDP-N-acetylglucosamine diphosphorylase/glucosamine-1-phosphate N-acetyltransferase GlmU encodes MRSSTPKVLHELGGRSMLGHAVHALAGTAPEHLVVVVGHERERVEQAVDGISAALGRTATTAVQEQRLGTGDAVRSGLTPLPADLTGTVLVTYGDVPLLDTATLSALVTEHAGRGAAVTLLTCEVADPTGYGRIVRTADGAVTGIVEQTDATPEQRAIVEVNSGVYAFDAAFLRAGIAGLAAHNAQQELYLTDLVAAAVAADRTVHAVRCDDEWRVRGVNDRVQLAELGAELNRRVLREWMLAGVTVVDPATTRVDVDVRLARDVVLHPGTQLHGACEVDEAAVIGPDTTLTDTVVGAGASVVRTHGSGSRIGPGASVGPFAYLRPGAVLGERGKIGTFVEVKNSDIGAGTKVPHLTYVGDATIGEMSNIGASSVFVNYDGVRKQRTVIGSHVKTGSDTMFIAPVTVGDGAYTGAGTVLRDDVPPGALAVSGGAQRTIEGWVPRKRPGTPAAEAAQRAGSDPSTNGTTSNDGAGHTTSAGTTDPRDLSRGGTAR; translated from the coding sequence ATGCGGTCGTCGACACCGAAGGTGCTCCACGAGCTGGGCGGGCGCAGCATGCTCGGCCACGCGGTGCACGCACTGGCCGGTACCGCGCCCGAGCACCTCGTGGTCGTCGTCGGACACGAGCGCGAGCGGGTGGAGCAGGCCGTCGACGGCATCTCCGCCGCCCTCGGGCGCACCGCCACCACCGCCGTCCAGGAGCAGCGCCTCGGCACCGGCGACGCGGTCCGCAGCGGCCTCACCCCGCTCCCCGCGGACCTGACCGGCACCGTCCTGGTCACCTACGGCGACGTCCCGCTGCTCGACACCGCGACCCTGTCCGCGCTGGTCACCGAGCACGCCGGCCGCGGCGCCGCGGTCACCCTGCTGACCTGCGAGGTCGCCGACCCCACCGGCTACGGCCGGATCGTGCGCACCGCCGACGGAGCCGTCACCGGGATCGTCGAGCAGACCGACGCGACACCGGAGCAGCGGGCCATCGTGGAGGTCAACTCGGGCGTCTACGCCTTCGACGCCGCGTTCCTGCGCGCGGGCATCGCGGGCCTGGCCGCGCACAACGCGCAGCAGGAGCTCTATCTCACCGACCTGGTCGCCGCCGCCGTCGCCGCGGACCGGACGGTGCACGCCGTCCGCTGCGACGACGAGTGGCGCGTGCGCGGCGTGAACGACCGCGTCCAGCTCGCCGAGCTCGGCGCGGAACTGAACCGCCGCGTGCTGCGGGAGTGGATGCTGGCCGGGGTCACCGTGGTCGACCCCGCCACCACCCGTGTCGACGTCGACGTGCGGCTCGCGCGCGACGTCGTCCTGCACCCGGGCACCCAGCTGCACGGCGCGTGCGAGGTCGACGAGGCCGCGGTCATCGGGCCCGACACCACGCTGACCGACACCGTCGTCGGGGCCGGCGCGAGCGTCGTCCGCACCCACGGGTCGGGGTCCCGGATCGGGCCCGGCGCCTCGGTCGGGCCGTTCGCCTACCTGCGCCCGGGCGCCGTACTCGGCGAGCGCGGCAAGATCGGCACGTTCGTCGAGGTCAAGAACTCCGACATCGGCGCGGGCACCAAGGTCCCGCACCTGACCTACGTCGGGGACGCGACGATCGGCGAGATGAGCAACATCGGCGCCTCGTCGGTGTTCGTCAACTACGACGGCGTCCGCAAGCAGCGGACCGTCATCGGATCCCACGTGAAGACCGGGTCGGACACCATGTTCATCGCCCCGGTCACGGTCGGGGACGGCGCCTACACCGGCGCCGGGACCGTGCTCCGCGACGACGTCCCGCCGGGGGCGCTCGCGGTGTCGGGTGGAGCACAGCGCACCATCGAGGGGTGGGTGCCGCGCAAGCGGCCCGGAACCCCCGCTGCCGAGGCGGCACAGCGGGCGGGCAGCGACCCGTCCACGAACGGCACGACCAGCAACGACGGCGCAGGTCACACCACCTCCGCCGGTACGACAGACCCGAGAGACCTCAGCCGAGGAGGCACCGCACGGTGA
- a CDS encoding L,D-transpeptidase, with product MTREVEGRRRRPRVMTVLATVAALVLAGLTAGMIGTASAAPTASDRGGPGRAEGTPCSAAARACVDLANSTAWLIRDGKIEAGPVPASFGKKGQRTPAGVFQVQWKNKDHRSAEFNNAPMPFAVFFAPGGIAFHEGNTETESAGCVRLSRANAERWFNSLQVGDRVEVTNIPQ from the coding sequence ATGACGCGCGAGGTCGAGGGACGCCGCCGGCGGCCCCGGGTGATGACGGTCCTGGCCACGGTGGCGGCCCTGGTGCTGGCCGGGCTGACCGCCGGGATGATCGGGACCGCGTCCGCGGCGCCGACGGCGTCCGACCGGGGTGGTCCGGGCCGCGCCGAGGGGACGCCCTGCTCGGCGGCCGCGCGCGCCTGCGTCGACCTCGCGAACAGCACGGCGTGGCTGATCCGCGACGGGAAGATCGAGGCCGGGCCGGTCCCGGCGTCGTTCGGGAAGAAGGGCCAGCGCACCCCGGCCGGCGTCTTCCAGGTCCAGTGGAAGAACAAGGACCACCGCAGCGCGGAGTTCAACAACGCGCCGATGCCGTTCGCGGTCTTCTTCGCCCCCGGCGGCATCGCCTTCCACGAGGGCAACACCGAGACCGAGTCCGCGGGCTGTGTCCGGCTGTCCCGCGCGAACGCGGAGCGCTGGTTCAACTCGCTGCAGGTCGGCGACCGGGTCGAGGTCACCAACATCCCGCAGTGA